The following proteins are encoded in a genomic region of Spirosoma sp. SC4-14:
- a CDS encoding aldolase/citrate lyase family protein produces MKQNIVKTRLKNNQPVLGILSNSTDPTVAELCGFSGLDFYMIDGEHSPVTTAQVQEIVRACEVSGITPLARVRSNDPKLILQFLDAGVMGIMMPGVKTVAEVETLVQAVKYPPLGNRGFGPARASDYLLGAMNQGEFVAFSNEQTLILPQIEDREAIDNIDDLLAVAGIDGFVIGPRDLAMSMGYYDGPAHDEVKRTIAGVVEKIRKAGLVAGTTAATGDQARALIDRGVLFCLNSFAGLLKLAAGDYMKGRQ; encoded by the coding sequence ATGAAGCAGAACATTGTTAAAACCCGGCTCAAAAATAATCAGCCCGTTTTAGGTATCCTTTCCAATAGTACTGATCCAACAGTAGCTGAACTTTGTGGTTTTTCGGGCCTGGATTTTTACATGATCGATGGTGAGCATAGTCCTGTAACTACTGCGCAGGTGCAGGAAATAGTGCGGGCTTGTGAAGTAAGCGGTATTACGCCACTGGCTCGTGTGCGCAGCAATGACCCCAAACTGATACTCCAGTTTCTGGACGCTGGCGTAATGGGTATTATGATGCCAGGAGTTAAAACCGTGGCTGAGGTTGAAACATTGGTTCAGGCCGTAAAATATCCTCCGTTGGGGAATCGTGGTTTTGGCCCGGCCCGAGCGTCAGATTATTTACTGGGGGCTATGAACCAGGGCGAATTTGTTGCTTTCTCGAATGAACAGACGCTAATATTGCCCCAGATCGAAGATCGGGAAGCGATCGACAACATCGACGACCTGTTGGCAGTTGCAGGTATCGATGGGTTCGTAATCGGTCCTCGCGATCTGGCTATGTCGATGGGATACTACGATGGGCCTGCGCACGATGAAGTGAAGCGAACCATTGCGGGAGTAGTCGAAAAAATACGAAAAGCAGGGCTGGTGGCAGGTACCACAGCCGCTACTGGCGATCAGGCCAGAGCCTTGATCGACCGGGGTGTTTTGTTTTGCCTCAATTCGTTTGCCGGGCTACTAAAGCTGGCCGCCGGCGATTACATGAAAGGACGGCAATAA
- a CDS encoding histone deacetylase: MLQIAFSPVYRLRLPEGHRFPMLKYELIYEQLLYEGTCSDNNFFAPDPVNDRWVLGVHTAEYVLALKTLTIAPAMMRRIGFPLTKELIDREWVITQGTIDCTQIAFRDGVAMNIAGGTHHAYPDRGEGFCLLNDVGVAAHYLLETGRAKKILVIDLDVHQGNGTAVMFQHEPRVFTFSMHGKDNYPLKKEQSDLDVELPTGMADNAYLTTLTDTLPALIRREQPDFLFYISGVDILESDRLGKLGVSREGCKERDAFVFNQAKAFGLPIVVSMGGGYSPRLTDIVEAHCNTFRVAANLFF, translated from the coding sequence ATGCTTCAGATTGCTTTTTCGCCGGTTTATCGACTTAGACTCCCTGAAGGTCACCGGTTTCCAATGCTTAAGTATGAACTAATTTATGAACAGTTGCTTTACGAAGGCACTTGCAGCGATAACAATTTTTTTGCGCCGGACCCCGTTAACGACCGTTGGGTGCTGGGTGTGCATACGGCGGAGTATGTGTTGGCCCTGAAAACCCTGACCATTGCGCCTGCGATGATGCGCCGGATTGGCTTTCCATTAACGAAAGAACTGATTGATAGGGAGTGGGTCATCACTCAGGGAACCATCGACTGCACACAGATTGCCTTTCGCGATGGTGTTGCCATGAACATTGCTGGCGGAACACACCATGCATATCCCGATCGGGGCGAAGGTTTTTGTTTGCTTAATGACGTAGGTGTAGCTGCTCATTATTTGCTGGAAACGGGTCGGGCAAAGAAAATTCTGGTCATTGATCTTGATGTGCATCAGGGCAACGGAACGGCCGTAATGTTTCAGCACGAACCACGGGTTTTCACGTTCAGCATGCACGGTAAAGACAACTATCCGCTCAAAAAAGAACAGTCGGATCTGGATGTTGAACTTCCAACCGGCATGGCCGACAATGCTTATCTGACAACTCTTACCGATACGCTACCGGCGCTGATCCGACGCGAACAACCCGATTTTCTGTTTTATATCTCAGGTGTCGATATACTGGAGTCAGATCGGCTGGGTAAACTCGGCGTTTCGCGGGAGGGCTGTAAAGAGCGGGATGCATTCGTTTTCAATCAGGCAAAAGCATTCGGGCTGCCCATAGTAGTGTCGATGGGTGGAGGATATTCGCCCCGCCTGACCGATATTGTCGAAGCGCACTGCAATACATTTCGGGTGGCGGCCAATCTGTTTTTCTGA